A region from the Burkholderiales bacterium genome encodes:
- a CDS encoding tripartite tricarboxylate transporter substrate binding protein, with protein sequence MTMKLLLAAAASCAASLAHAQTYPSKPIRLIVPNAPGGGTDTVARVIADKLSPALGQQVVVDNRGGAGGRIAAEGVARAPRDGYTLLLGSAATLITGPVLDGDRKYDPTKDFAYISMAGKTAYMLVVHPSLPAGNVRELVALARAQPRRITYASSGQGSPAHLGMELLQAMSKARFVHVPYKGGAPAMLSLFQGENFVMIANFLTALPAARQSRVRALGVTSLARTRLAPDLPTIAETGLPGFELQQFYSLVAPAGIPADVVARLSHEMAQRFAAEDSRRRLDGEGVEVMTSTPQEAAALYAAEYAKWARVIRSAGIKSEG encoded by the coding sequence ATGACGATGAAGCTTTTGCTCGCGGCAGCGGCCTCATGCGCCGCATCGCTCGCTCACGCCCAGACGTATCCCTCCAAACCGATACGTCTCATCGTGCCCAACGCGCCCGGCGGCGGTACCGATACGGTCGCCCGGGTGATCGCCGACAAGCTCTCCCCGGCGCTCGGCCAGCAGGTCGTCGTCGACAATCGCGGCGGGGCAGGCGGGCGCATCGCGGCCGAAGGTGTCGCGCGGGCGCCCAGGGACGGCTACACCCTGCTCCTCGGCAGCGCCGCGACGCTGATCACCGGGCCCGTGCTCGACGGCGACCGCAAATACGACCCGACGAAGGATTTCGCGTACATCTCGATGGCGGGCAAGACCGCGTACATGCTCGTCGTCCATCCTTCGCTGCCCGCCGGGAACGTGCGCGAGCTCGTCGCGCTCGCGCGCGCGCAACCGCGGCGCATCACGTACGCATCGAGCGGGCAGGGCAGTCCCGCGCACCTGGGCATGGAGCTGCTCCAGGCGATGTCGAAAGCGCGCTTCGTGCACGTGCCTTACAAAGGCGGCGCGCCGGCGATGCTGTCCCTCTTCCAGGGGGAGAACTTCGTGATGATCGCGAACTTCCTCACCGCGCTGCCTGCCGCGCGCCAGTCCCGCGTGCGGGCGCTCGGCGTCACCAGCCTCGCCCGAACGCGCCTCGCGCCCGATCTGCCGACGATCGCCGAGACCGGTCTTCCCGGATTCGAGCTCCAGCAGTTCTATTCGCTCGTCGCGCCCGCGGGAATCCCGGCCGATGTCGTCGCGCGCCTCAGCCACGAGATGGCGCAGCGCTTCGCGGCCGAAGACTCGAGGCGGCGTCTCGACGGCGAAGGCGTGGAAGTCATGACCTCCACGCCGCAGGAGGCCGCTGCGTTGTATGCCGCGGAGTACGCGAAATGGGCCCGGGTGATCCGGAGCGCGGGCATAAAGAGTGAAGGGTGA
- a CDS encoding tripartite tricarboxylate transporter substrate binding protein, producing the protein MRPVTARVRLSAPLLLALCASSALAQTGAYPSKPIRMVVPFPPGGAVDAIGRIVGQKLSDDFGRPVVIDNRGGAAGAVGSELAAHAAPDGYTLLVGSTSTISINPALNSKLNYSPHRDFVPVSVVGYVPHVLVVSVGVPASTVKDFIAYAKSQKQGLNYGSVGTGSPHHLAGEIFKGMAGVNMTHVPYTGSGPALIGVMGGQVQFLSVDLPAVVGQLGSGKLKALGLAAAKRDPLLPDLPTVSESGLPGFEISGWYGIFAPSKTPGAIVHKLSAQIEKMLKAQDVRASLAKIGVNVLGGSEKDAAAYIKREDAKWSKAIRDSGTKIE; encoded by the coding sequence ATGCGGCCAGTCACCGCGCGCGTGCGTCTGTCAGCTCCGTTGTTGCTCGCCCTTTGCGCCTCGTCCGCGCTCGCGCAGACGGGCGCGTATCCCAGCAAACCCATCCGCATGGTCGTGCCGTTCCCGCCGGGCGGTGCGGTCGACGCGATCGGGCGCATCGTCGGGCAGAAGCTCTCCGACGACTTCGGCCGTCCCGTGGTCATCGACAACCGCGGCGGCGCCGCGGGCGCGGTCGGCTCCGAGCTCGCGGCGCACGCCGCGCCCGACGGCTACACGCTGCTCGTCGGGTCGACGAGCACGATCTCGATCAATCCGGCGCTGAATTCGAAGCTCAACTACAGCCCGCACCGCGACTTCGTGCCGGTGAGCGTCGTCGGCTACGTGCCGCACGTGCTCGTGGTGAGCGTCGGCGTGCCGGCGAGCACCGTGAAGGACTTCATCGCGTACGCGAAGTCGCAGAAGCAGGGTCTCAACTACGGCTCGGTCGGCACCGGATCGCCGCACCATCTCGCCGGCGAGATCTTCAAAGGCATGGCCGGCGTGAACATGACGCACGTGCCTTACACCGGCAGCGGTCCCGCGCTGATCGGCGTGATGGGCGGACAGGTGCAGTTCCTCTCGGTCGACCTGCCGGCGGTCGTCGGCCAGCTCGGCAGCGGCAAGCTGAAGGCGCTCGGGCTCGCCGCGGCCAAGCGCGATCCGCTGCTGCCCGACCTGCCGACGGTGAGCGAATCGGGACTGCCGGGCTTCGAGATCTCGGGCTGGTACGGCATCTTCGCGCCGTCGAAAACGCCGGGGGCGATCGTGCACAAGCTCTCGGCCCAGATCGAGAAGATGCTCAAGGCGCAGGACGTGCGCGCGAGCCTCGCCAAGATCGGGGTCAACGTCCTCGGCGGCAGCGAGAAGGATGCCGCCGCCTACATCAAGCGCGAAGACGCGAAGTGGTCGAAGGCCATCCGCGATTCGGGCACCAAGATCGAGTGA
- a CDS encoding urea carboxylase-associated family protein has protein sequence MVRLTRDASPGVHCMLFAACDPARYRLLGCTGPHDNCADNLREAIASTGVALAYVPTPLNLFMNTKLDDDRVMRVEAPEAKAGDSVTFEALVDCVVAMSACPQDLVPVNGVDCTPKGVEFFVGEG, from the coding sequence ATGGTGCGGCTGACCCGCGACGCGTCGCCCGGCGTGCACTGCATGCTGTTCGCGGCGTGCGATCCCGCGCGCTATCGCCTCCTCGGCTGCACCGGGCCTCACGACAACTGCGCCGATAACCTGCGCGAGGCGATCGCATCGACGGGCGTAGCGCTCGCTTACGTGCCGACCCCGCTCAACCTCTTCATGAACACGAAGCTCGACGACGACCGCGTGATGCGCGTCGAAGCGCCGGAAGCGAAAGCCGGCGACAGCGTCACTTTCGAAGCGCTGGTCGACTGCGTCGTGGCGATGTCGGCGTGTCCGCAGGACCTGGTGCCGGTGAATGGCGTGGATTGCACGCCGAAGGGCGTGGAGTTTTTTGTGGGTGAAGGGTGA
- a CDS encoding DUF1989 domain-containing protein: MKNTVEIPARRGAAVTLKAGQTITVVNTHGGQVVDFWAFRVDGSGEHLSMPHSAVTIGRVKPAVGDVLVSDLRRHDGAADPRRVARRALHAVRGVRSRALSPPRLHRASRQLRR; encoded by the coding sequence ATGAAAAACACCGTCGAAATCCCCGCCCGCCGCGGCGCCGCGGTGACATTGAAGGCCGGCCAGACGATCACCGTCGTCAACACCCACGGCGGCCAGGTCGTCGATTTCTGGGCGTTTCGCGTCGACGGCTCGGGCGAGCATCTGTCGATGCCGCATTCGGCCGTCACGATCGGGCGCGTCAAACCGGCGGTCGGCGACGTGCTCGTGTCCGACCTGCGCCGGCACGATGGTGCGGCTGACCCGCGACGCGTCGCCCGGCGTGCACTGCATGCTGTTCGCGGCGTGCGATCCCGCGCGCTATCGCCTCCTCGGCTGCACCGGGCCTCACGACAACTGCGCCGATAA
- a CDS encoding carboxymuconolactone decarboxylase family protein, translating into MAATTKRGARMAKLDPAQMTEDQKAAAAELAAGPRGEVRGPFNVMLRSPGLMSPLQKVGEYLRFKCEVDRRIAEMATLIAARQLTQNYEWSAHYPLALKAGLKADVADAIAEGRRPRGMAEDEEIAYDLLTELFTNRCVSDATYDRAVAKFGERNVVDIVAIGGYYQLLGMLMNTARTQLPEGKEPGMPHFPN; encoded by the coding sequence ATGGCGGCAACGACGAAGCGCGGCGCGCGCATGGCGAAGCTCGATCCGGCGCAGATGACCGAAGACCAGAAAGCCGCGGCGGCCGAGCTCGCGGCGGGACCACGCGGTGAAGTGCGCGGACCTTTCAACGTGATGCTGCGCAGCCCCGGGCTCATGAGCCCGCTGCAGAAGGTCGGCGAATACCTGCGCTTCAAGTGCGAGGTCGACCGGCGCATCGCCGAGATGGCGACGCTGATCGCCGCGCGCCAGCTCACGCAGAACTACGAATGGAGCGCGCACTATCCCCTCGCGCTCAAGGCGGGGCTGAAGGCGGACGTCGCCGACGCCATCGCCGAAGGCCGTCGCCCGCGCGGCATGGCCGAGGACGAAGAGATCGCTTACGACCTCCTCACCGAGCTCTTCACCAACCGATGCGTGTCCGATGCCACCTACGACCGCGCGGTCGCGAAGTTCGGCGAGCGCAACGTGGTCGACATCGTCGCGATCGGCGGGTACTACCAGCTCCTCGGGATGCTCATGAACACCGCGCGCACGCAGTTGCCGGAAGGCAAGGAGCCCGGCATGCCGCATTTCCCGAACTGA
- a CDS encoding N-carbamoyl-D-amino-acid hydrolase, which translates to MARHLRIAAAQLGPLHLSDTRASATKRLVALLREAHAMGARFVVFPELAFTTFFPRWWYDDPAEVDRRFFESRMPSAETQPLFDEAKRLGIGFYIGYAELTGQEGRVHRFNTAILVAPDGTLIGKYRKIHLPGHADHKREAPFQHLEKKYFEVGDLGFRVWRYLDTIAGMLICNDRRWPEAFRTLALQGAEIVALGFNTPTENLAYDEPPSLRVHHHLITAQAMAYQNAIWLVETAKCGAEDGYRMFGHSVIVSPHGEIVAKTASEEDEVICVNADLDLAADLKRTTFDFAAHRRPEHYQLIVERVGAEITPADHP; encoded by the coding sequence ATGGCACGCCATCTCCGCATCGCCGCGGCGCAGCTCGGGCCGCTGCATCTGTCCGACACCCGCGCTTCGGCGACGAAGCGGCTCGTCGCGCTGCTGCGCGAAGCGCACGCGATGGGCGCGCGGTTCGTCGTCTTCCCGGAGCTCGCGTTCACGACCTTCTTCCCGCGCTGGTGGTACGACGACCCGGCCGAGGTCGACCGGCGCTTCTTCGAGTCGCGGATGCCTTCGGCCGAGACGCAGCCGCTGTTCGACGAAGCGAAGCGGCTCGGCATCGGCTTCTACATCGGCTACGCGGAGCTCACCGGGCAGGAAGGCCGCGTCCACCGCTTCAACACCGCGATCCTCGTCGCTCCCGACGGAACGCTGATCGGCAAGTACCGCAAGATCCACCTGCCCGGCCACGCCGACCACAAGCGTGAGGCGCCTTTCCAGCACCTCGAGAAGAAGTACTTCGAGGTCGGCGATCTCGGGTTTCGCGTGTGGCGCTATCTGGACACGATCGCGGGCATGCTGATCTGCAACGACCGGCGCTGGCCCGAGGCGTTCCGCACGCTCGCGCTGCAGGGCGCGGAGATCGTCGCGCTCGGGTTCAACACTCCGACCGAGAACCTCGCCTACGACGAGCCGCCGAGCCTGCGCGTGCACCATCACCTCATCACCGCGCAGGCGATGGCTTACCAGAACGCGATCTGGCTGGTCGAGACCGCGAAGTGCGGCGCAGAGGACGGTTACCGCATGTTCGGGCATTCGGTGATCGTGTCGCCGCACGGTGAGATCGTCGCGAAGACCGCGAGCGAGGAGGACGAAGTGATCTGCGTCAACGCCGACCTCGATCTCGCGGCGGACCTGAAGCGCACGACCTTCGACTTCGCCGCGCACCGGCGGCCGGAGCATTACCAGCTCATCGTCGAGCGCGTCGGCGCCGAGATCACGCCCGCCGACCATCCCTGA
- a CDS encoding aromatic ring-hydroxylating dioxygenase subunit alpha, with amino-acid sequence MTPDIFSPATYAANRRPLDQASPLPWWCYVSPEWYQREIEAIFRGPDSEWLCVGRVDQVPNPGDFYTIPLLGQPLIISRDQSGKVNVLSAICRHRGAVITEGEGRCRQFMCPYHNWTYALDGALVNTPGLPPPMDASVGFDKSHYHLTRITTDFWAGFIFVTFNPDPKPLAESLGTLPAFLANYRLEEMQFTHRDIYEVECNWKVWLENAFENYHVPTIHRKHIDPTQPQNWEFEQTDGRWEAMYSKRSIVAYQGLPPLEGLNERQANGLYHIWVKPSVQIIITSSSMKYRQYLPEGPEKLRLIENWTFPRTTVARPDFQDTVGDAYYHKYSEIIREDLRISPNVQRGMRSRAFEPGRYSVEEFVVHKIANYVLDRVIGPSSPLRAVQVA; translated from the coding sequence ATGACTCCCGACATCTTCTCCCCCGCGACCTACGCCGCGAACCGCAGGCCCCTGGACCAGGCGTCGCCGCTGCCGTGGTGGTGCTACGTCTCGCCGGAGTGGTATCAGCGCGAGATCGAGGCGATCTTCCGCGGCCCCGACAGCGAGTGGCTGTGCGTCGGCCGCGTCGACCAGGTGCCGAATCCCGGCGACTTCTACACGATCCCGCTGCTCGGCCAGCCGCTGATCATTTCCCGCGACCAGAGCGGCAAGGTCAACGTGCTCTCGGCGATCTGCCGCCATCGCGGCGCGGTCATCACCGAAGGCGAAGGCCGCTGCCGCCAGTTCATGTGCCCCTATCACAACTGGACGTATGCGCTCGACGGCGCGCTCGTCAACACACCGGGGCTGCCGCCGCCGATGGACGCGAGCGTAGGCTTCGACAAATCGCATTACCACCTGACGCGCATCACCACCGATTTCTGGGCGGGCTTCATCTTCGTCACGTTCAACCCGGATCCGAAACCGCTGGCGGAATCGCTGGGGACATTGCCGGCGTTCCTCGCGAACTATCGGCTCGAGGAGATGCAGTTCACGCATCGCGACATCTACGAAGTCGAGTGCAACTGGAAGGTCTGGCTCGAGAACGCGTTCGAGAACTATCACGTGCCGACGATCCATCGCAAGCACATCGACCCGACCCAGCCGCAGAACTGGGAGTTCGAGCAGACCGACGGCCGCTGGGAAGCGATGTACAGCAAGCGCAGCATCGTGGCCTATCAGGGTCTGCCGCCGCTCGAAGGCCTGAACGAGCGTCAGGCGAACGGCCTGTATCACATCTGGGTCAAGCCGAGCGTCCAGATCATCATCACGTCGTCGTCGATGAAGTACCGCCAGTACCTGCCCGAAGGGCCCGAGAAGCTGCGGCTCATCGAGAACTGGACCTTCCCGCGCACGACGGTCGCGCGGCCCGATTTCCAGGACACCGTGGGCGACGCCTACTACCACAAGTATTCGGAGATCATCCGCGAGGACCTGCGCATCTCGCCCAACGTCCAGCGCGGGATGCGCTCGCGCGCGTTCGAGCCGGGACGCTATTCGGTCGAAGAGTTCGTCGTCCACAAGATCGCCAACTACGTGCTCGATCGCGTCATCGGACCTTCGAGCCCGCTGCGCGCGGTGCAGGTCGCGTAA
- a CDS encoding MmgE/PrpD family protein produces MKTLVEQLAAYWSDARYEALPAETIRLAKRFLIDTLAAGIAGAQTDVAQIVDRTVRGTLENASGSGVLWGRRDTLPAREAALVNGTASHALELDDFGGCGHSGAVVIPAVLAIAGRVGVSGKDVLTAIVAGYDVAARVTEGAGGYRYHNDLGWHSSGTCGTFGAAAGAAKLLKLDSERYADALGVAGTYTGGIWAFLADGAMTKRFHPGKAAETGLSAALLAREGITGPRQVLEAKWGGFYSTYAREIATPEATLKGLGEEFRIARSGMKPYSCCRGLHATIDALFEIMNETGARAEDIERMVVHGNAQNKTQFDRPEIGTLLDAQFSFQYVLAVGANSGRATLDQFVPPRNVEPEVQKLMRIVEVAADREQPPATYPPLEVRLKDGRTIERHVKYAKGAPENPLSDDELARKVVSQVEPVLGAAQCKALVECVASLEDVRNATELLKLLSARG; encoded by the coding sequence ATGAAAACACTGGTTGAACAGCTTGCTGCGTATTGGTCTGACGCGCGCTATGAGGCGCTGCCGGCCGAGACCATTCGGCTCGCGAAGCGCTTTCTCATCGACACGCTCGCGGCGGGGATCGCCGGCGCGCAGACCGATGTGGCGCAGATCGTCGATCGTACGGTGCGCGGGACTCTGGAGAATGCGTCCGGGTCGGGCGTGCTGTGGGGACGCCGTGACACGCTGCCGGCGCGCGAGGCCGCGCTCGTCAACGGCACCGCGTCGCACGCGCTGGAGCTCGACGATTTCGGCGGTTGCGGGCATTCGGGCGCGGTCGTGATTCCCGCGGTGCTCGCGATCGCCGGGCGCGTAGGCGTCAGCGGCAAGGACGTGCTGACCGCGATCGTCGCGGGGTACGACGTCGCGGCGCGCGTGACCGAAGGCGCGGGCGGCTATCGCTATCACAACGACCTGGGCTGGCATTCGAGCGGCACGTGCGGCACCTTCGGCGCCGCGGCGGGCGCGGCGAAGCTATTGAAGCTCGACAGCGAGCGTTACGCCGACGCGCTCGGCGTCGCAGGCACGTACACCGGCGGCATCTGGGCGTTCCTCGCCGACGGCGCGATGACCAAGCGCTTCCATCCGGGCAAGGCCGCCGAGACCGGTTTGTCGGCGGCGCTGCTCGCGAGAGAAGGCATAACCGGCCCGCGGCAGGTGCTCGAAGCGAAGTGGGGCGGTTTCTACTCGACCTACGCGCGCGAGATCGCGACGCCGGAGGCGACGCTGAAAGGTCTGGGCGAAGAGTTCCGCATCGCGCGCTCGGGCATGAAGCCTTATTCGTGCTGCCGCGGCCTGCACGCGACGATCGACGCGCTGTTCGAGATCATGAACGAGACGGGGGCGCGCGCGGAGGACATCGAGCGCATGGTCGTGCACGGCAACGCGCAGAACAAGACCCAGTTCGACCGCCCCGAGATCGGAACCCTGCTCGATGCGCAGTTCAGCTTCCAGTACGTGCTCGCTGTCGGCGCGAACAGCGGGCGCGCGACGCTCGACCAGTTCGTGCCGCCGCGCAACGTCGAGCCGGAAGTACAGAAACTCATGCGCATCGTCGAAGTCGCCGCCGACCGCGAGCAGCCGCCGGCGACGTACCCGCCGCTCGAAGTGCGCCTGAAAGACGGGCGGACGATCGAGCGCCATGTGAAGTACGCCAAAGGCGCGCCGGAGAATCCGTTGAGCGACGACGAGCTCGCGCGGAAAGTGGTGTCGCAGGTGGAGCCGGTGCTGGGCGCCGCGCAGTGCAAGGCGCTCGTCGAGTGTGTCGCATCGCTAGAAGACGTGCGAAATGCGACAGAGTTGTTGAAACTCTTGTCAGCGCGGGGTTAA
- a CDS encoding amidohydrolase family protein — protein MALDLIIRNAKLAGGATVDIGISDGRIAALEPKLKAEGPEHDATGKLVSPGLVESHFHLDKAMSVDRVPYEGDRMKRNHMERTSSIKHTFTVEDTYARASATIEQCLLHGVTHMRTQVEVDPNVGLIGYEVVEQLRKDYAWGMDIQPCVFLQEGWTGVAGADDNLVSCVKRGAPVIGGGIRYDKDGPGQIRRVFELARQYDIDVDFHLDGGYEIEDLDYPQVCEITDRIGWQGRVAFGHGSKYSCLPVAQQKAVGKRLAQSGVSLAVLPATDLFNAGRHMEHTVMRGVTDANTLIESGANCTIATNNVLNAFTPYGDCSLTRIANLYANVVQRYGDRDLAVCFEMITGRAAKLMRVPDYGIEVGNAADLVVWGEERASDVIAKCALPLTAFKRGRRLFRRELPTLDRPR, from the coding sequence ATGGCGCTCGATCTCATCATCCGTAACGCGAAGCTCGCGGGCGGCGCGACGGTCGACATCGGCATCAGCGACGGACGCATCGCCGCGCTCGAGCCGAAGCTGAAAGCCGAAGGTCCCGAGCACGATGCGACAGGCAAGCTCGTCTCGCCGGGTCTCGTCGAAAGCCATTTCCATCTCGACAAGGCGATGAGCGTCGATCGCGTCCCGTACGAAGGCGACCGGATGAAGCGCAACCACATGGAGCGCACCTCCTCGATCAAGCACACCTTCACGGTCGAGGACACCTATGCCCGCGCGTCCGCGACGATCGAGCAGTGCCTGCTGCACGGCGTCACCCACATGCGCACCCAGGTCGAAGTCGATCCGAACGTCGGGCTGATCGGCTACGAGGTGGTCGAGCAGCTTCGCAAGGACTACGCGTGGGGGATGGACATCCAGCCGTGCGTGTTCCTCCAGGAAGGCTGGACCGGCGTCGCGGGCGCGGACGACAACCTGGTGTCGTGCGTCAAACGCGGCGCGCCGGTGATCGGCGGCGGCATCCGCTACGACAAGGACGGCCCCGGCCAGATCCGGCGGGTGTTCGAGCTCGCGCGACAGTACGATATCGACGTCGACTTCCACCTCGACGGCGGGTACGAAATCGAGGACCTGGATTATCCGCAGGTCTGCGAGATCACCGACCGCATCGGCTGGCAGGGGCGCGTCGCGTTCGGGCACGGCTCGAAGTATTCGTGCCTGCCGGTCGCGCAGCAGAAAGCCGTCGGCAAGCGCCTCGCGCAGTCGGGCGTGTCGCTGGCGGTACTGCCGGCGACCGACCTCTTCAACGCGGGACGCCACATGGAGCACACGGTGATGCGAGGCGTCACCGACGCCAACACCCTGATCGAGAGCGGCGCGAACTGCACGATCGCGACCAACAACGTGCTCAACGCGTTCACGCCGTACGGCGACTGTTCCCTCACCCGCATCGCCAACCTCTACGCCAACGTGGTGCAGCGCTACGGCGACCGCGACCTCGCGGTGTGCTTCGAGATGATCACCGGCCGCGCGGCGAAGCTCATGCGCGTTCCCGATTACGGCATCGAGGTCGGCAACGCCGCGGACCTCGTCGTCTGGGGCGAGGAGCGCGCGTCCGACGTCATCGCGAAATGCGCGCTGCCTCTGACAGCATTCAAGCGCGGGCGCCGGCTCTTCAGGCGCGAGCTGCCGACCCTCGACAGGCCGCGCTGA
- a CDS encoding D-2-hydroxyacid dehydrogenase, producing MPEQPRRDRRAFSESRPFVVHIENSSTLMPVFIVHDYEYEAALARHPDVAKVIRTTWGEDAKSYDEAVREADAMISYRFPRDNLRSRAPHLKWIQVLGAGVDYMLPLDWVPQDLMLTTNFGAHVPKASQSALMAILMVNARIPTLVTSQRAHEWNRLFTSTVEGKTLLVVGVGHIGGGAAEKAKSAGMRVLGIRRSRQSHPACDEMHGPEALHELLPRADIVLLNTALTSETRFLMGREEFDLMKPGAGFINMSRGGLVDPEALEAALRSGHLGGAMIDVSYPEPLPADATLWDAPNLIITPHVLSDDIRHYIPRTLDIFFDNIRRYLAGDELRNVVDIAREY from the coding sequence ATGCCGGAACAACCGCGCCGCGACCGCCGCGCCTTCAGCGAGTCGCGTCCGTTCGTCGTGCACATCGAGAACTCGAGCACGCTCATGCCCGTGTTCATCGTGCACGACTACGAATACGAAGCCGCGCTCGCGCGCCACCCCGACGTCGCGAAAGTGATACGCACCACGTGGGGCGAGGACGCGAAGAGCTACGACGAGGCGGTGCGCGAAGCCGACGCGATGATCAGCTATCGCTTCCCGCGCGACAACCTGCGCAGCCGCGCGCCGCACCTGAAGTGGATCCAGGTGCTCGGGGCGGGTGTGGACTACATGCTGCCGCTGGATTGGGTGCCGCAGGACCTCATGCTCACCACCAACTTCGGCGCGCACGTGCCGAAGGCTTCGCAGTCGGCGCTGATGGCGATCCTCATGGTGAACGCGCGCATCCCGACCCTCGTCACCAGCCAGCGCGCGCACGAGTGGAACCGCCTCTTCACGAGCACCGTGGAAGGGAAGACGCTGCTCGTCGTCGGCGTCGGCCACATCGGCGGCGGCGCGGCCGAGAAAGCGAAGTCGGCCGGCATGCGCGTGCTCGGCATCCGCCGGAGCCGTCAGTCTCATCCCGCATGCGACGAGATGCACGGGCCCGAAGCGCTGCACGAGTTGCTGCCGCGCGCCGACATCGTGCTCCTCAACACCGCGCTCACGTCGGAGACCAGGTTCCTGATGGGGCGTGAGGAGTTCGACCTGATGAAACCGGGCGCGGGCTTCATCAACATGTCGCGCGGCGGCCTGGTCGATCCCGAGGCGCTCGAGGCCGCGCTGCGCAGCGGCCATCTGGGCGGCGCGATGATCGACGTGAGCTACCCCGAACCGCTGCCGGCGGACGCGACGCTCTGGGACGCACCGAACCTCATCATCACCCCGCACGTGCTGTCGGACGACATCCGGCACTACATCCCGCGCACGCTCGATATCTTCTTCGACAACATCCGGCGATATCTCGCGGGCGACGAGCTGCGCAACGTGGTGGATATCGCGAGGGAGTATTGA